One window of the Bradyrhizobium sp. NP1 genome contains the following:
- a CDS encoding porin yields the protein MKTKLLSGTACAALCLLSFSGSARSATLDDVMARLDKIEKENAELRAKVRAMSAAKPAAAAPAPAAADPGKFKGNPVMHEAVATSPKPPPGPTIGGMPVKAGPLAPLVDNTTVTLYGSIDLSGDIFNPSVFDQGTKLGVSSNISSFGVRVRHNLAPYGWDGWAAVAQIESQVDFAAAPTERASFGTRDSYLGLEGPWGAIKAGKSDTPYKKATAAFDPFTRTVADYNSIMGNTGGDNRAEFDWRMNHAVWYESPIFNGFQFSALISPGQNYAKDNSDYSFGDYFQCNGASTRGSGSNFPGTGGAVAGNIGGNGCTDGSYGNAYSAALIYKNGPFTGIAAYELHEQVNRHGDDGLQPTLPGAPVLFNQLFLPDGSAVSTGVHNEWAAKIGGGYRVNDGIGDLQFYAYYEWMRREVLPFEQPFNERSRDGVYASVTQFIGKQWSVSASYAHAFKTPGNPACLSLNNSNAAIACVADGTVNPVVQIGQYQANLFDDSASQYSIGARYYFNQWASWYVVGTYLTQGPGAHYCLGASGHGYQICSRDAANDTIGGASLKAASTGMTFNF from the coding sequence ATGAAAACCAAGCTTCTGTCCGGCACGGCCTGCGCCGCGCTTTGTCTGCTTTCGTTCAGTGGCTCGGCACGCTCGGCGACACTCGATGACGTGATGGCGCGCCTCGACAAGATCGAGAAGGAGAATGCCGAACTGCGCGCGAAAGTCCGCGCGATGTCCGCGGCGAAGCCGGCAGCGGCGGCACCAGCCCCAGCCGCGGCTGATCCAGGCAAGTTCAAGGGCAATCCGGTCATGCACGAGGCCGTCGCGACCTCGCCGAAACCGCCGCCGGGCCCGACCATTGGTGGCATGCCGGTCAAGGCGGGGCCGCTGGCGCCACTGGTCGACAACACCACGGTCACGCTCTACGGCTCGATCGATCTTTCCGGCGACATCTTCAATCCGTCGGTCTTCGACCAGGGCACGAAACTCGGAGTCTCGAGCAACATTTCCAGCTTCGGTGTTCGCGTCAGGCACAATCTCGCGCCGTACGGTTGGGACGGCTGGGCGGCGGTGGCGCAAATTGAATCGCAAGTGGACTTTGCGGCTGCTCCGACCGAGCGCGCATCGTTCGGGACGCGCGACAGCTATCTCGGCCTCGAGGGTCCGTGGGGCGCGATCAAGGCCGGCAAGAGCGATACGCCTTACAAGAAGGCTACGGCCGCGTTCGACCCGTTCACGCGAACCGTCGCTGATTATAATTCCATCATGGGCAACACCGGCGGCGACAACCGCGCCGAGTTCGATTGGCGCATGAACCATGCGGTCTGGTACGAGTCGCCGATCTTCAATGGCTTCCAGTTCAGTGCGCTGATTTCGCCGGGCCAGAACTACGCCAAGGACAACAGCGATTATTCCTTCGGCGACTACTTCCAGTGCAACGGCGCCTCGACCCGTGGCAGCGGCAGCAATTTCCCGGGCACTGGCGGCGCCGTGGCTGGAAACATTGGCGGCAACGGATGTACCGACGGCTCTTACGGCAACGCCTACAGTGCCGCTTTGATCTACAAGAACGGCCCGTTCACCGGAATCGCCGCCTACGAGCTGCACGAGCAGGTCAACCGCCACGGCGATGATGGCCTGCAGCCAACCTTGCCGGGAGCCCCGGTTTTGTTCAATCAGCTATTCCTGCCGGATGGCTCTGCGGTCTCGACCGGCGTTCACAACGAATGGGCGGCCAAGATCGGCGGCGGCTATCGGGTCAACGACGGGATCGGCGATCTGCAGTTCTACGCTTACTACGAATGGATGCGCCGCGAGGTGTTGCCCTTTGAACAGCCCTTCAACGAGCGCTCGCGCGATGGCGTCTATGCCAGCGTAACGCAATTCATCGGCAAGCAATGGTCGGTGAGCGCATCCTATGCCCATGCCTTCAAGACGCCCGGCAATCCGGCATGCCTCAGCCTGAACAACAGCAATGCCGCGATCGCTTGCGTCGCCGATGGTACGGTTAACCCCGTCGTTCAGATAGGACAATATCAGGCCAATCTGTTCGACGATTCCGCCTCTCAATATTCGATCGGCGCTCGCTATTACTTCAACCAGTGGGCAAGTTGGTACGTTGTGGGCACCTATCTCACGCAGGGACCGGGGGCGCATTACTGCCTCGGTGCAAGCGGCCATGGCTATCAGATATGCTCGCGCGACGCCGCCAACGACACGATCGGGGGAGCCTCGCTCAAGGCGGCCTCGACTGGCATGACGTTCAACTTCTGA
- a CDS encoding tetratricopeptide repeat protein — MGRSTAETLLENALAAHRQGAIEEAKALYREVLRVDPHNAAANGNLAIIAARQGDLAGAESLLRSEIAHWSTPPAYNNLGLVLQQQGRFADAIAAHRHALELNPGYAEAFLALGNALKEQRDVDGAMQAYRSAVAARPSYAEAHNNIGVLLQMQGRFEEAASAYRAAVAAQPAYLEAQFNLGAVLHDMHDLEAAENAYRRLIAANPAVAVAHNNLGAVLRDRGLPDQALAAFDTAIGLQPDYAEALHNRAVVLQQQARLEESLDSYGRALMLRPDYLDAANNAGIVLQELGRARDAINLYRRMVRPTAAHADSYNNLGTALLADGSVDEAKAAFEQALALRPAFPEAAYNLGNALREQGHLDQAIAAWRDAFRLRPGYPDAVAQLVFHRALVCDWADHAADQDSLLQLVRGGVRIPPFYLFPTQAAPSDQLRCAQQWIGPTLPKEAAFTHRPPDQDRRIRLGYLSGDFHQHATAHLIAELFEHHDRTRFEVFGYGYGPDDASPMRDRIAHAFDRFVDVRAFSHRDAAGQIHADQIDILIDLKGYTHDARPAIAALRPSPIQVSYLGYPATMGADFIDYVLVDRFVVPESQQAFFPERLAQLPGCYQVNDRERAIAAHETARQDWGLPAEGLVLCCFNNSYKLSPALFDIWMRVLKSAPHSVLWLLAPNQWVRDNLQGEATRRGVDPQRLVFAPTVPSAEHLERHRHADLFLDTWPCNAHTTASDALWCGLPVLTLTGETFASRVAGSLLTASGLPELVMASLAEYENTALQLASDPSRLDALRKRLLATRDSNPVFDLARTAGHIEAAYLRMWQNWRDGKKPVAFAIE; from the coding sequence GTGGGACGTTCGACAGCAGAAACCCTCCTGGAAAACGCCCTTGCCGCGCATCGGCAGGGCGCGATCGAAGAGGCCAAGGCGCTTTATCGGGAAGTCTTGCGCGTCGACCCGCACAATGCGGCGGCGAACGGCAATCTTGCGATCATCGCAGCGCGGCAGGGCGATCTCGCCGGCGCCGAAAGCCTTCTTCGCTCGGAAATCGCACACTGGTCGACACCGCCCGCGTACAACAACCTCGGCCTGGTCCTGCAACAGCAAGGCAGGTTCGCCGACGCGATCGCCGCGCATCGCCACGCGCTGGAACTCAACCCTGGTTATGCCGAGGCATTCCTCGCGCTCGGCAATGCGCTCAAAGAGCAGCGCGATGTCGACGGCGCGATGCAAGCATACCGCTCGGCCGTCGCCGCCAGGCCTTCCTATGCCGAGGCGCACAACAATATCGGCGTGCTCCTGCAGATGCAGGGGCGTTTCGAGGAGGCTGCGTCGGCCTATCGTGCCGCCGTGGCGGCGCAGCCGGCCTATCTGGAGGCTCAGTTCAACCTTGGCGCGGTCCTGCACGACATGCACGATCTGGAGGCCGCAGAGAACGCGTACCGGCGCCTTATTGCCGCGAACCCCGCTGTTGCGGTCGCGCATAACAATCTGGGGGCGGTGCTCAGGGATCGCGGTCTGCCCGACCAGGCGTTGGCGGCGTTCGACACGGCGATCGGGCTGCAGCCCGACTACGCGGAGGCGCTTCACAACCGCGCCGTGGTCCTGCAGCAGCAGGCGAGGCTGGAAGAATCGCTGGACTCCTATGGTCGCGCCCTGATGCTGCGGCCGGACTATCTCGATGCCGCCAACAATGCCGGCATTGTGCTGCAGGAGCTGGGGCGCGCGCGTGACGCCATCAACCTGTACCGCCGAATGGTCCGGCCCACGGCGGCCCATGCGGACAGCTACAACAATCTGGGCACCGCGTTACTGGCCGATGGGAGCGTCGACGAAGCGAAAGCGGCGTTCGAGCAGGCGCTGGCCCTGAGGCCCGCCTTTCCGGAAGCCGCCTACAATCTCGGCAACGCGCTGCGCGAGCAGGGGCATCTCGATCAGGCGATCGCCGCCTGGCGCGACGCTTTTCGGCTGCGGCCCGGCTATCCCGATGCGGTTGCCCAGCTCGTCTTCCATCGCGCGCTCGTCTGCGATTGGGCCGACCACGCCGCGGATCAGGACAGCCTGCTCCAGTTGGTGAGGGGTGGGGTGCGTATCCCGCCGTTTTACCTGTTCCCGACACAGGCCGCGCCATCAGACCAGTTGCGCTGCGCGCAGCAGTGGATCGGGCCGACGCTGCCGAAGGAAGCTGCCTTTACGCATCGCCCGCCCGATCAGGACCGGCGGATCCGGCTCGGCTATCTCTCGGGCGATTTCCATCAGCACGCGACGGCGCATCTGATCGCCGAACTGTTCGAGCACCATGATCGCACGCGCTTCGAGGTGTTCGGCTATGGCTATGGTCCTGACGATGCGAGCCCGATGCGCGATCGGATCGCCCATGCCTTCGATCGCTTTGTCGATGTCAGGGCATTCTCGCATCGCGATGCGGCAGGGCAAATCCACGCCGACCAGATCGACATCCTGATCGATCTGAAGGGCTATACCCATGACGCGCGGCCAGCGATTGCAGCACTGCGGCCGTCGCCCATCCAGGTCAGCTATCTCGGCTATCCCGCAACCATGGGCGCCGACTTCATCGATTATGTCCTGGTCGACCGCTTCGTCGTGCCGGAGAGCCAGCAGGCTTTCTTCCCGGAACGGCTGGCGCAGCTTCCCGGCTGCTATCAGGTGAACGATCGCGAGCGCGCGATTGCGGCGCACGAGACCGCCCGCCAGGACTGGGGACTGCCGGCCGAAGGCCTGGTGCTGTGCTGCTTCAACAACAGCTACAAGCTTTCGCCTGCGCTGTTCGACATCTGGATGCGGGTGCTGAAGTCGGCGCCGCACAGCGTGCTTTGGCTGCTGGCGCCGAACCAATGGGTTCGCGACAACCTGCAGGGCGAGGCCACGAGGCGCGGCGTTGATCCGCAGCGCCTGGTCTTTGCCCCCACGGTGCCGTCTGCGGAGCATCTCGAGCGCCACCGCCATGCCGACCTGTTCCTCGATACATGGCCCTGCAACGCCCACACGACCGCGAGCGACGCGCTGTGGTGCGGACTGCCGGTTCTGACCTTGACCGGCGAGACATTTGCAAGCCGCGTGGCCGGCAGCCTTTTGACCGCGAGCGGCTTGCCGGAACTGGTGATGGCATCGCTTGCCGAATACGAAAACACGGCCTTGCAGCTCGCCTCCGACCCCTCGCGTCTCGATGCGTTGCGAAAGCGCCTGTTGGCCACGCGCGACAGCAATCCGGTCTTCGATCTGGCGCGAACAGCCGGACACATCGAGGCGGCGTATCTGCGCATGTGGCAAAACTGGCGTGACGGGAAGAAGCCGGTCGCATTCGCGATCGAGTGA
- a CDS encoding tetratricopeptide repeat protein: MARSEQLLSAAIAHHRAGRLPEAERLYRQACEAAPHDARAFHLAGVVAHQLRRPDAGALIGRALALRPDFAEAHNDWGVMLASTGRLAEALPCFARAVEINPDYAEARHNLARALRSLGRADEAALQFTQLLKADPNSPLAHFNLATVLEMAGRTAEAEQHYREAVVLRADFFDAHLHLAALLQRTGRLPEALAAAQHAASVAPREAGARNNLGNMLRAMDRHGEALQQYRAALEIDPNSFIARYNIGMALRGETRIAEAKEHFARAVALKPDFLEAALALCMAELPALYQTSAEIAERRTAYAGRLAEFTAKLERAASPGALAEVVGSHQPFYLPYQGENDRALQVQYGAAVCKVMTARFGAASPAPPPAAHEPIRLGIVSGFFRQHSNWKIPIKGWLKTLDRSRFRLFGYHTGIERDGETEAAAALCERFVEGPLPLDGWRHAILEDAPHVLLFPEIGMDKVSAQLAATRLARAQCGSWGHPVTSGFPTIDYFLSSDLMEPPEADVHYSEELIRLPNLSIYYEPAEGAPARVDRAELGLRQDAVIYWCAQSPPKYLPQFDEVFARIAREVPASQFVFIEFGGGRGVTERFRERLDRAFEAFGLDGRAHCIVLPRLPPERFVAAIGQCDVLLDSIGWSGCNSVLESLVHNIPIVTLTGTMMRGRHSTAILNMMDVRGTTAQTIDEYVSIAVALARDSAKRAEVASQIAAGKHRVYRDRACIVGLEEFLERVARAL, encoded by the coding sequence ATGGCGCGTTCCGAGCAGCTCCTGTCGGCGGCGATCGCCCATCATCGCGCGGGGCGCCTGCCGGAAGCCGAGCGGCTCTATCGCCAGGCGTGCGAGGCGGCGCCCCATGATGCGCGTGCGTTCCACCTTGCGGGCGTCGTCGCCCATCAACTGCGGCGTCCGGATGCCGGCGCGCTGATCGGACGGGCGCTGGCCTTGCGTCCGGATTTTGCCGAAGCGCATAACGACTGGGGCGTCATGCTGGCCTCGACCGGCCGGCTTGCCGAGGCGTTGCCGTGCTTTGCGAGGGCGGTGGAGATCAACCCTGATTACGCCGAGGCGCGCCACAACCTCGCGCGAGCCTTGCGGTCGCTCGGACGCGCCGACGAGGCCGCGCTGCAATTCACGCAGCTTTTGAAGGCCGATCCGAATTCGCCGCTTGCGCATTTCAACCTTGCGACTGTCCTGGAAATGGCCGGTCGTACGGCAGAAGCGGAGCAGCATTATCGCGAGGCGGTCGTGTTGCGCGCGGATTTCTTCGATGCCCATCTTCATCTTGCCGCCTTGCTGCAACGAACCGGCCGTCTGCCTGAAGCACTGGCCGCCGCGCAGCATGCGGCAAGCGTCGCGCCGCGCGAGGCCGGCGCGCGGAACAATCTCGGCAACATGCTGCGCGCCATGGATCGCCATGGCGAGGCGTTGCAGCAATACCGCGCGGCGCTCGAGATCGATCCGAACTCGTTCATCGCCCGTTACAATATCGGGATGGCGCTGCGCGGCGAGACGCGGATTGCCGAGGCGAAGGAGCATTTCGCGCGCGCGGTCGCGCTGAAGCCGGATTTCCTCGAAGCGGCGCTGGCGCTGTGCATGGCCGAATTGCCCGCGCTTTATCAGACCTCAGCCGAGATCGCGGAGCGCCGCACCGCCTATGCAGGCCGGCTTGCGGAGTTCACGGCAAAGCTCGAGCGAGCCGCCTCGCCGGGGGCGCTTGCGGAAGTGGTCGGTTCGCACCAGCCGTTCTATCTGCCCTACCAGGGCGAGAACGACCGCGCGCTGCAGGTGCAGTATGGCGCCGCGGTCTGCAAGGTCATGACGGCGCGGTTCGGTGCGGCGTCACCGGCGCCGCCGCCGGCGGCCCATGAGCCGATCCGGCTCGGGATCGTCAGCGGGTTTTTCCGCCAGCACTCGAACTGGAAGATTCCAATCAAGGGCTGGCTCAAGACGCTCGATCGATCGCGCTTCCGCCTGTTCGGCTATCACACGGGCATTGAGCGGGACGGCGAGACGGAGGCAGCCGCAGCGCTCTGCGAGCGCTTCGTGGAAGGACCATTGCCACTCGATGGCTGGCGTCATGCCATCCTCGAGGACGCGCCGCATGTGCTGCTGTTTCCCGAGATCGGCATGGACAAGGTCTCGGCACAGCTCGCGGCGACGCGGCTGGCGCGAGCGCAGTGCGGCTCCTGGGGACACCCGGTCACATCAGGATTTCCGACGATCGACTATTTTCTGAGCAGCGATCTCATGGAGCCGCCGGAAGCGGATGTGCATTATTCGGAAGAGCTGATCAGGTTGCCCAACCTGTCGATCTACTACGAGCCGGCGGAAGGCGCGCCGGCGCGTGTCGATCGCGCCGAGTTGGGTCTGCGGCAGGATGCCGTGATCTATTGGTGCGCGCAGTCGCCGCCAAAATATCTGCCTCAGTTCGACGAGGTTTTTGCGCGGATCGCGCGGGAGGTGCCGGCGTCCCAGTTCGTTTTCATCGAATTCGGCGGGGGCAGGGGGGTGACCGAGCGGTTCCGTGAGCGACTCGACCGGGCGTTCGAGGCCTTCGGCCTCGATGGGCGCGCCCACTGCATCGTCCTGCCGAGGCTCCCGCCAGAGCGTTTTGTCGCAGCGATTGGTCAGTGCGACGTGCTGCTGGACAGTATTGGTTGGTCGGGCTGCAACTCGGTGCTGGAGAGCCTCGTCCACAACATCCCGATCGTCACCCTGACCGGCACGATGATGCGCGGCCGCCATAGCACGGCGATCCTGAACATGATGGACGTCCGCGGGACAACCGCGCAAACGATCGATGAGTATGTTTCGATTGCCGTTGCGCTCGCGCGCGACAGCGCGAAGCGCGCCGAGGTCGCCTCGCAGATTGCCGCCGGCAAGCATCGCGTCTACCGCGACCGTGCGTGCATCGTGGGGCTCGAAGAGTTTCTGGAACGGGTAGCGCGCGCTTTGTGA